The Burkholderia latens genome segment GGCCTCGTGAAGGCCGTCGGGCGCGACACGTTCAGTTTCGACGTACCGCTGCATCTCGCGATGAAGCGCAGTACGAACGGCAAGCCGATCGTCGACGCGTTCCGCGAGGACCTGCTGCGCGCGTTCAACGTCAAGACGGCGGCGCTCGCCGCGTAGCGCGGCGCGGCGCACTGCGTTGCGACGCGCGGGCGGTGAGCGGTGAGCCATGCGCGGCGCTGTCGGTCTATCGGCCGCGCGGCTTACACGGCTGTGCGTTCGTCGCGATATCCGTTCTTGCCGTCGAAGATCTCCTTCAGTGCGGCGCGCAGTACCACCGGATCGTGGTCGCCGGGTGCGAGATGGATCACGTAACGCGTGTTGCCGTCGAGCCGCGCGGCGGTGCGTTCATCGAGTTCGACTTCGAGCGTGTTGCCCGTCAGCCGCACCGACAGATCCTGCACGTGCGCGGTGAGCTGGTCGCGCACCATCACCTCGATCGTCGAGTCGTCCGGAAAGCGCAGCAGCGAGAAGCAATAGTCTTGCTTTGGATCGTGGCAATAGATGTTCGCGCAACTTTCGTCGTCGTCGACGTCGAACGTTGCAGCACCGACGGTCGCGTGTAGTTCCATGATGTTTCTCTCGATGTGGGTTATCGGGGCGGCGCGGGCCCCGCTTCGACATGACGATGCGCGTCGCGCGCTGCGGACCCGGCCGAAACGCGCGCGCGACGCGGACGGCCCGCCGCAGCCGGTTGTCGCGCGCCGTGCGCGTTCGTCGCGTGCCCGACGCGCAGCTCGCGATTCTCAGCGCGTCAGCGTCACGAACAGATAACCGGCATACCCGGCGCCGTTCGCGAGCAGCGCCCAGATCGCCAGCCCGCGCGCACGCGCATTGACGCGCAGCCAGACCGCCGCGGCGAGCGTGATGACCACGCCGGTCAACACTTCCGGGCGCGGCTCCCACGGCGTCAGCATGATGCCGATCGCCGGCAGCAGCGTGCCCTGGAATACCATCGCGCCGGTGATGTTGCCGAACGCGAGCGTGTCCTTCCGACGGCGGATCCACAGCACGCTGTTGACCTTCTCCGGCAACTCCGTCGCGATCGGCACGATGATCAGCGACAGCAGCAGCGCCGAGATGCCGAGCAGATGCGACACGCCCTCGACGCCGTGAATGAAGCCCTTCGCACCGCCGACGAGCAGCGCGACGCCGATTGCGAGCTGCAGCGCAATGGTCGCAAGGTTCGTCGGCAGCCCGACGCGTGACAGGAACATCGCGTGCGGCGCTTCGGTGCCGTGCCCGGCATCGACGAGTTGCGTCGACGCGCGGAACGTCATCACGACGTACAGCGCGTAGATGCCGACGAGCATCGCGGCGAGCAGCGCGCGGACGGCCCACACGTGATGCGGGACGAACATCGCGATCGTCGCGAGTGCGAACGCGGCGATGAAGTAGTTCAGGTCGCGCACGAAGCCGGTGCGCTCGGGCGCAATCGTACCGCCGAGCCCGCGCGAGCCGATCACCGCGAGCGTCATCAGGAAGGTGGTCAACGTCGCGAGCATCAGCGGCGCGCCGAGAATCGCGCCGACACCGATTTCCTCGTTCACGGCCGCGTTCGACGTGCCGCCCGCGAGCGCGAGCAGCGGCACCATCGTTTCGGGCAGCGCGGTGCCGACCGCCGCGAACAGCGAACCGGTCACGCCTTCGGAGATCTTCAGCCGTTCACCGAGATGTTCGAGCGCATTGGTGAAGAGTTCGGCGGCGACCAGGATGACGAGCAGCATGAACGCCAGTTCGACGAGCATCAACGTCATGCGGCACCTCCGCAGGCGCGTGCGCGGGCGATCGTGGAAGTCGCGAAACGGGAAGGGAAGGCAACGGGATACATGGGGACTCCGTGGTCGGACGTTGACGAACCATGACGCATCTGCCGACGTCCGACCAGGAACGACGCGATGCGTCGATGGTCTCGCCAGACCGATTCGGCCGAACGCGCCACGGCCGCAGGCCGAGTGTGTTGACGCGTTCGCTTTCCGGGGAAGGAAAGCAGGCTACTCCCCAAAGACGAACGGCAGTCTAGCGGAGGCGGCTGCTTTCGGCAAGCCTGCGGGCGCGGCGGCCGGTGCGGCGGAGCAACCGGCGCGTCGGCGCTTCACGATGCGATGCGGCGGCGGGCCGGCAGCGCGGCTGCCGAAGCGCGCGCCCGAACGCGCGCACCGGGGAGCGCATCGGGAGCGCACCGGGAGCGCACCGAAATACGCACCGAAGAACGCACCGGACAGCGCACCGGCGAGCGCGAACGGCGGATCGCAAAAACGGCAGAGCAAATTACATACCCCTATCTTTTGGTTACTAACAACTGTCACCGAACGCCGTTAAGCTTTCGCCATCCTCACAACCGGGATTCCCCGTCATGCGCTCGACAATCCGCCTGTTTGCCCCGCTATTGCTGCTGCCCATGCTGACCGATCCGGCCTTCGCCGCCACGGCCGCCCCCGTCAGCCCGAACTGCGGCGGCAGCACGACGCCGATCGCCGACATTCAGGGGCCGGGCGCGACGTCGCCGCTCGCCGGGCAGAACGTATCGATCGAAGCGGTCGTCACCGCCGACTTCGGCGGCACCGACGGCTTCGGCGGCTTCTTCGTCCAGCAGGCCGATGCGCAGCGCCGCAATCAGCCGGGCGTGTCCGAAGGGCTGTTCGTCTATGCGCCGAAAACGCGCGCGCAGGCCGGCGATCTCGTGCACGTGACGGGCAAGGTCGAGGAGAAATACGGGCAGACGCAGCTCACGCTGGCCGGCGCGATCGCGGTGTGCGCGAACGGGCAGACGGTCACGCCGGCGACGCTCACGCTGCCGGTCGACAGCCCCGCCACGTTCGCCGCGTATGAGGGGATGCGAGTGCGCCTGCCGCAGACGCTGACCGTCACCGAGAACTACGAGCTCGGCCGCTACGGCAGCGTGATGCTGAGCAACGGCCGCCTGCGCACACCGACGAGCGTGGCGCCGCCGTCGCAGGCGCAAGCGCAGATCGAAGCGAACGCACGCAACCGGCTGATCCTCGACGACGGATCCAACAAGCAGAACCCGGCGAGCGTCCCGTATCCGGCGCCGGGACTGTCGGCTGCGAACACGCTGCGCTCGGGTTATACGGTGCGCGACGTCGAAGGCGTGCTCGAAGTGCGGTACGGCGCCTGGCGCGTGCAGCCGCTGCCGGGCGCGGCCGCGCCGGCGTTCGACACGCGTTCGAACCCGCGCACCAATGCGCCGGCGCGCGATCCGAAAGCGAATCTGCGCGTCGCATCGTTCAACGTGCTCAACTACTTCAACGGCAACGGGCTCGGCGGCGGCTTCGACGATCCGAACAACCGCGGTGCGAAGAATTACCAGGAATTCCAGCGTCAGGAAGCAAAGATCGTCAGCGCGCTGAAGGGGTTGAACGCGGACGTGATCGGCCTGATGGAAATCCAGAACAACGGCTACGGCGAACTCGGCGCGGTGCGTCAGCTCGCGGCAAAGCTGGGCAGTCATTGGCGCGTCGTCGATCCGGGCACGTCGCGGCTGGGCGGCGATGCGATCGCGGTCGCGATGATCTACGACAGCCGGACGGTCGAGCCGGTCGGCCGCGCGGCAACGCTCGCGATCGACGACAAGAACCGCCAGCCGCTCGCGCAATCGTTCCGCCGCATCGGCGGCAAGCAGGCGCTGACGATCGCGGTCAACCACCTCAAGTCGAAGAACTGCCCGGACGCGGCAAACGACGATCTCGACCAGGGCGACGGCCAGGGCTGCTGGAACCCGACGCGCACGCGTGCGGCCGCGAAGCTGGCGGACTGGCTCGCGGTTGCGCCGACAGGCGTCGCGGGGCAGGGCACGCTGCTGATCGGCGATTTCAACAGCTACACGTTTGAAGACCCGATCCGCCTGCTCGAATCGCGCGGCTACCGCAATCTCGTCGCGCGCTGGATCGGCGCGAACGCGTACAGCTACGTGTACAACGGCGAAGCCGGCTATCTCGATCACGCGCTCGCATCGCTGCCGCTCGCGTCGCACGTGAAGGCCGTGCACGAATGGCACATCAACGCGGACGAACCGCTCGCGCTGCAGTACACGCTCGCGTACAAGTCGGCCGAGCAGCAGAAGACGTACTACGCGCCGGATGCGTATCGGTCGTCGGATCACGATCCGGTGCTGATCGATATCGCGCTGCCGGGCGGCGGGCGCTGAGCGCCGCAAGCTGGAGCCGTTGAAGTGCGGCGTGCGGCGTCAGCCGCATGTCGGCGCGTGAGCAGCGGCTTCGCCGCTCGCTCACGCGGCGTTTTCCGTTCTCTGCGCGAATAGCGATAGCGCGCCGATTCGCGATTGTCGCAATGCAGTCCGCACTGCGGGGTACGAATCGGCGCGTATTCATTGCGAATAACGGTGTAGTCGTCGTCAGTGCGCATTTGGCGCAGATAGCGTACCCATTCCGGCGTTGTGTAAATAATTCCGCCGAGTATTGAGCGGCCCGTTTGAATCGGTATTTTATGGATCGTGCCGGCTTTATTCGACGATTCGCGCTAATCGATTCAGGATAATTAAAATGAAAGAAAAATCCTGTCGTTTTGAAGGGATTCTGCGCGCGAACTACCCGACTCCGTAAATCGCCACGCCATACGGTCTCAAGCGCCAGTCTCGGATACGAAACGGCCTGTGCCGCGCCGGCGATGCGCTCAATCTGATTGTCTTTCAGAATCCAGACACTGCGCCCCATTTGCATTATCGAAGATTTTTTAATACCGGAATGATCTTTGACAACGCGGCGCAGCACCGCCTATTTTTGTCATGTCGTAAATTTCCGTAATACAAAAGTCGTTGGAACTGCAAGGGGGCGGCGTTCTCGCATCATTCTCCGCCAGCAGTTTGCTGTGTTCTGTATCAAGTTCAGTCTCTCGAAGTAGTCCAATTCCCGATCGCCGTCTGCCGACCGTGCAACGCGAGTGGCGGGTACGCCTGCGCGTTTTTCGGCGGTGGTGGCGGCCAGTGTGAAGCGGTATCCGACCCAACACGAAGGACAGAGATGAAACCAGACAGGAGCAGTGCCGGCATCCGCCGCGGGCGTCGCGGCCGGCTGACCGGGCTAGGCGCATTGACCGCGATGACACTCGCGCTCGCGGGCTGTGGCGGCGACGATTCGTCGTCGGTGGGCGCATCGAGCGTCGCGCAGGCCACCGCGAGCCAGCAGGCCAGCGCGCAACAGGCGGCCGCCAATCAGACGCCGGCGTCCAACCAGCCTTACGTCGACCCGGTCGCGTATTCGATGAACGCGACTGACGGCCTCGCGCCCGCGCAGGTATCCGAGAAGGCGGCGGTGATGCATTACCAGTGGAAGTCCGGCGGCACGACGGTCAACTACACGACGACCACCGGCCACCTGACCGCGCAGGACGCGAACGGCAACGCGGAAGCATCGATGTCCTACGTCGCGTACACCGCGCCGAGCACGAACGGCAAGCCGCGGCCCGTCACGTTCGTCTATAACGGCGGCCCCGGTTCGTCGTCGATCTGGTTGCGGCTCGGCTCGTTCGCGCCGACGCGCGTCGCGACGCCCGATCCGCTGTTCGGCAGCAACTGGCCGAACTATCCGCTCGTCGACAACGCGGAAAGCCTGATCGATACGACCGATCTCGTGTTCATCGACCCGCCCGGCACCGGGCTGTCGGAAGCCGTGTTGCCGAACACGAACCAGAAGTACTGGAGTTCGGACGCGGACGTGAACATCATGCGCGACTTCATTCAGCGCTACCTGAACGTGAACGGCCGTGGGTCGTCGCCGATCTACCTGTACGGCGAATCGTACGGCACGCCGCGTACCGACATGCTCGCGCTCGCGCTCGAATCGGCCGGTGTGCACCTGACGGGGATCGTGCTGCAGTCCGCGATCCTTAACTACTTCGCGGATGCGGTGGAAGCGGTCGCGATCACGCAGTCGACCGAAGGGTTGCTGCTCGACACCGATACCGTGGCCGGCTATCTGCCGGGCTACGCGGCCGTCGCCGAGTACTTCAACCAGGTGTCGCCGGCGCCGGTCAACCCGTATCTGTACGCGCTGCAGACGGAACTGTTCACGACGCTGATCTACAACCAGCTGCAGCGATACTCGCAATCGTGGGTGCTGAGCCAGCTCGGCATTCCGGATGCGCTCGGCACGCCGGTGTTCCCGAGCGATGCGACGCTGAGGCTGTGGTCGGTGCCGTCGAGCCTGACGCTGCAGGCGCTGCGCGGCTACTTCAACGCGAATCCGTTCGGCACGAGCCTGCTGCCGGGCACCACGATCGGCCGTTACGACGGACGCGTGTCGTTGCCGAATTCGGACCCGCGGCTGCAGACGGACGGCGACCCGTCGGACATCCTGATCTCGCAGCCGTTCACGAACGCGCTTGCGACGCAGATGCCCGACTACCTCGGTTACACCGCGCCGAACGCGACCTACCTGCCATTGAACGACAACATCATCGAGGTGTGGGACTTCTCGCATGACGGCCAGCCGATGCCCGACACGATCCCCGATCTGCTCGGTGCGCTGCAGCTGAATCCGAAGCTCCACGTGCTCGCGGAGAACGGGCTGCACGACCTCGCGACGCCGTTCTTCAATACCGAGAAGCAGCTCGCGCGTCTGCAGACGGTGAAGGGGCTGAACCCGAAGCTGCAGGTGAACTTCTTCCAGGGCGGGCACATGACGTATCTGGATGACGTCGCCCGTCCGCAGATGAAGCGCGACCTGACGCTGTTCTATCAGGGCGGGCGGATTCCGACCGCGCTGACGCTGCGCACGCTGCCGCCGCCGTGGCCGGACGAGAACCCGGCCGGCACGCCGACCGGCAGCACGCCGGGCGGCACGGCCGCGACGACGCTGGCGGTCGCACCTTGAGCAACGCACGCGTTGCGCCAAGGGAACCCTCTATTCATCCATTGAATGCGAGCGATCATGTCTCTACTCAACTTGATGCGGCATATGTCTTTGTCGATCGTCGTCGGTGCAGTGACGAGCAGCGCCTACGCGCTGCCGCCGCAGGCGGTCGCGCCGGTGAAGCTGCCGCACGGCGCGCACGGCGTCGACGGTCCGTTCTTTCCTTCGACCCGCGCGGCGCCGGTGCTGCCGTCGACCGGCGCGACGCTGCAGCAGCAGGCGCAAAAGCGGATCGATGCGCGGCTCGGCGGCAACACGGTGCTGAGCAACGGCGCGGCGGTGACGAAGGCGCAGGCGCAGAGCAGCGGGCTCGGGTTCGTCGCGAAGCACTTCGACGAGATCGATGCGAAACACACCGGTCGCGTAACGATGAGCGACGTGCGGCAGTTCATCCAGCAGCGGCAGGTGCAGGCGCAACAGGAACAGCAGGACCAGCAGGAGTGAGGGTGTAGTGCGGTCGCATGCTGGCCGCCGGGACGGCGCCGAACGTGGCGCCGTCCGCCAGAATTGCCGAGCAGAACGGCATCGACACGGACGGCGCCCGGAAAGTCATCATGGATTCGCCCGGCGGCATTCCTCTTGGCCGGCCGTGCTTTCCGGGGAAGTGGCATAACCCACCGGTCTCCTTGTCTCCGCACGGGGCCAGCGCCATCATCGGCGCCGAGTACGCCATCGACGGCCGAACCGTTCCAACGGCGTGATCCAAGCCGCTTGTCCGTGGGCGTTGGCGCGCTTCGACATAGGCGAAGCCCGTTTCTCGGATAGCTGTTCGCGGCGCTGCTTGAGGGTGCACGGCAAGCTCAGCCGCCGCGATTGCTTAGTTTTGCGTGAGCGGATTCAGCGTTGTGCACAGGAAACCCGTGCAGTTGCTGGCCTCGAAGTAGAAAGATGCCGTCGGCGACGGCATGCCGAGAGCGAGATCGCCTAAATACGCATTGCCCTGCGCACCGAACGTATTCAACTGCTGGACGAAGCTCGCGCCGGTCGCCTGGACCGCGGCCGACTGGTACGTGAAAGTCGCCGACTGAGTTTGGTCCTTCATGTAGATCCACGAGAGATTAATCGCGCCAGTCGGTTGCAAAGGGCCGAACTGCATCTTGCCCTTCGATCGATAGCCCTTCGCCCCCTCGCTGTTGGCCTGCGTGATGAAGTCCCCGACGGTCGACGTCGGT includes the following:
- a CDS encoding S10 family serine carboxypeptidase-like protein, with amino-acid sequence MKPDRSSAGIRRGRRGRLTGLGALTAMTLALAGCGGDDSSSVGASSVAQATASQQASAQQAAANQTPASNQPYVDPVAYSMNATDGLAPAQVSEKAAVMHYQWKSGGTTVNYTTTTGHLTAQDANGNAEASMSYVAYTAPSTNGKPRPVTFVYNGGPGSSSIWLRLGSFAPTRVATPDPLFGSNWPNYPLVDNAESLIDTTDLVFIDPPGTGLSEAVLPNTNQKYWSSDADVNIMRDFIQRYLNVNGRGSSPIYLYGESYGTPRTDMLALALESAGVHLTGIVLQSAILNYFADAVEAVAITQSTEGLLLDTDTVAGYLPGYAAVAEYFNQVSPAPVNPYLYALQTELFTTLIYNQLQRYSQSWVLSQLGIPDALGTPVFPSDATLRLWSVPSSLTLQALRGYFNANPFGTSLLPGTTIGRYDGRVSLPNSDPRLQTDGDPSDILISQPFTNALATQMPDYLGYTAPNATYLPLNDNIIEVWDFSHDGQPMPDTIPDLLGALQLNPKLHVLAENGLHDLATPFFNTEKQLARLQTVKGLNPKLQVNFFQGGHMTYLDDVARPQMKRDLTLFYQGGRIPTALTLRTLPPPWPDENPAGTPTGSTPGGTAATTLAVAP
- a CDS encoding 2-oxoglutarate dehydrogenase; translation: MSLLNLMRHMSLSIVVGAVTSSAYALPPQAVAPVKLPHGAHGVDGPFFPSTRAAPVLPSTGATLQQQAQKRIDARLGGNTVLSNGAAVTKAQAQSSGLGFVAKHFDEIDAKHTGRVTMSDVRQFIQQRQVQAQQEQQDQQE
- a CDS encoding ExeM/NucH family extracellular endonuclease gives rise to the protein MRSTIRLFAPLLLLPMLTDPAFAATAAPVSPNCGGSTTPIADIQGPGATSPLAGQNVSIEAVVTADFGGTDGFGGFFVQQADAQRRNQPGVSEGLFVYAPKTRAQAGDLVHVTGKVEEKYGQTQLTLAGAIAVCANGQTVTPATLTLPVDSPATFAAYEGMRVRLPQTLTVTENYELGRYGSVMLSNGRLRTPTSVAPPSQAQAQIEANARNRLILDDGSNKQNPASVPYPAPGLSAANTLRSGYTVRDVEGVLEVRYGAWRVQPLPGAAAPAFDTRSNPRTNAPARDPKANLRVASFNVLNYFNGNGLGGGFDDPNNRGAKNYQEFQRQEAKIVSALKGLNADVIGLMEIQNNGYGELGAVRQLAAKLGSHWRVVDPGTSRLGGDAIAVAMIYDSRTVEPVGRAATLAIDDKNRQPLAQSFRRIGGKQALTIAVNHLKSKNCPDAANDDLDQGDGQGCWNPTRTRAAAKLADWLAVAPTGVAGQGTLLIGDFNSYTFEDPIRLLESRGYRNLVARWIGANAYSYVYNGEAGYLDHALASLPLASHVKAVHEWHINADEPLALQYTLAYKSAEQQKTYYAPDAYRSSDHDPVLIDIALPGGGR
- a CDS encoding sodium:calcium antiporter — encoded protein: MTLMLVELAFMLLVILVAAELFTNALEHLGERLKISEGVTGSLFAAVGTALPETMVPLLALAGGTSNAAVNEEIGVGAILGAPLMLATLTTFLMTLAVIGSRGLGGTIAPERTGFVRDLNYFIAAFALATIAMFVPHHVWAVRALLAAMLVGIYALYVVMTFRASTQLVDAGHGTEAPHAMFLSRVGLPTNLATIALQLAIGVALLVGGAKGFIHGVEGVSHLLGISALLLSLIIVPIATELPEKVNSVLWIRRRKDTLAFGNITGAMVFQGTLLPAIGIMLTPWEPRPEVLTGVVITLAAAVWLRVNARARGLAIWALLANGAGYAGYLFVTLTR